A window of the Paenibacillus woosongensis genome harbors these coding sequences:
- a CDS encoding cache domain-containing sensor histidine kinase, producing the protein MKLIHSFSSSLRAKLLAMFVLLTVVPLIAIGLISYQKSYNTVYENSKAGAVLIAEQLAQDLEMLFTDTGKLLELGKHPRVLHFLFSQNDTYEDAKEVLKLMDSYRQTYKYESVLNISMINLYGRGISERRGVFQLDKNPLRNPHFTFLLHHPDTVLYVPPPDANPLDRLDGFTEPHAISIMAAVKQRITHEVIGFIVIDLDDAVVKRFCDNVTIGETGFFYVIDQNGRPIFTPERSSREIQLPAQDSLQSLAAGSMTSYVDTSRGSPKFIFTSASKATGWRIIGQVPLQEIVSEANSIRQLIIVSVVLSILFAVSLHFFVSNRLTRPLQLLKNKMRLAASGFLESKVAPTGNDEIADLGQSFNIMLSKIKTLLEQNIREQEEMKKAELRALQAQINPHFLYNTLDSILWMAEAGKTDKVIRLVESLSRLFRISLSKGKDWISLEKEIEHVHSYLIIQQMRYRDILEYEIETEPQLLSAPTLKMLLQPIVENALYHGIKNKRGKGFIRISAHAADGGEMELQVQDNGCGMNAYKLELLRANLANQRLPAETGEEVSGGFGLHNVQQRIRLYYGQQYGVQVDSSEGEGTTVTMRIPMRGRD; encoded by the coding sequence ATGAAGCTGATCCACTCGTTTTCCTCAAGCCTGCGGGCGAAGCTGCTAGCCATGTTCGTACTCCTGACCGTTGTTCCGTTAATCGCCATCGGACTGATCTCTTACCAGAAATCATATAATACGGTGTACGAGAACAGTAAGGCTGGCGCCGTGTTAATCGCTGAGCAGCTGGCTCAGGATTTGGAGATGCTGTTTACGGATACGGGCAAGCTGCTGGAGCTCGGCAAGCATCCGCGGGTGCTCCATTTTCTCTTTTCGCAGAATGACACCTACGAAGATGCCAAAGAAGTGCTTAAATTGATGGATTCATACCGGCAAACCTATAAATATGAAAGCGTTCTCAATATTTCGATGATCAATTTGTACGGCCGGGGAATCAGCGAGCGCCGCGGTGTATTCCAGTTGGATAAAAATCCGCTGCGCAATCCCCACTTTACTTTTTTGCTGCATCATCCGGATACCGTACTCTACGTTCCGCCGCCGGATGCCAATCCGCTCGACCGGCTGGACGGCTTCACCGAGCCGCATGCCATTTCGATTATGGCTGCCGTGAAGCAGCGGATTACGCATGAAGTCATCGGCTTTATCGTGATCGATCTGGACGATGCCGTCGTTAAGCGGTTTTGCGACAATGTCACCATCGGCGAGACGGGGTTCTTCTATGTCATCGATCAAAATGGGAGGCCGATCTTTACGCCCGAACGTTCGAGCCGGGAAATCCAGCTCCCGGCACAAGACAGTTTACAGAGCCTGGCGGCCGGCTCCATGACGAGCTACGTAGATACGTCCCGAGGCAGCCCTAAATTTATCTTTACCTCGGCTTCCAAGGCTACCGGCTGGAGGATCATCGGGCAAGTGCCGCTTCAGGAGATCGTGTCGGAAGCGAATTCCATCCGGCAGTTGATTATCGTTAGCGTCGTATTGAGCATCTTGTTTGCGGTGTCGCTTCATTTTTTCGTCTCAAACAGACTTACTAGACCGCTCCAATTGTTGAAAAATAAAATGCGGCTGGCCGCTTCCGGCTTCCTGGAATCGAAGGTCGCTCCTACAGGCAATGACGAAATCGCCGATCTCGGCCAAAGCTTCAACATTATGCTAAGCAAAATCAAGACACTGCTGGAGCAAAATATCCGGGAGCAGGAGGAAATGAAAAAAGCCGAGCTCCGGGCGCTGCAGGCGCAAATCAATCCGCATTTTCTGTATAACACGCTGGATTCGATTCTTTGGATGGCCGAGGCCGGCAAGACCGATAAGGTGATCCGCCTTGTCGAGTCGCTCTCCCGCTTGTTCCGGATCAGTCTGAGCAAGGGAAAGGACTGGATCAGCCTGGAGAAGGAAATTGAGCATGTGCACAGCTATTTGATTATTCAGCAAATGCGCTATCGCGATATACTCGAATACGAAATTGAGACAGAGCCGCAGCTCCTCAGCGCTCCGACCTTGAAAATGCTGCTTCAGCCCATCGTGGAAAACGCGCTTTACCACGGGATCAAGAACAAGCGGGGCAAGGGCTTCATCCGGATTAGCGCCCATGCCGCAGACGGCGGAGAGATGGAGCTGCAAGTCCAGGATAATGGCTGTGGAATGAATGCGTACAAGCTTGAACTGTTGCGCGCCAATTTGGCGAATCAGCGGCTTCCGGCAGAAACCGGCGAGGAGGTCTCTGGCGGCTTCGGACTGCATAACGTGCAGCAGCGAATCCGGCTGTATTACGGACAGCAGTACGGCGTTCAGGTGGACAGCAGTGAAGGAGAAGGTACGACCGTGACGATGCGAATTCCGATGAGAGGACGTGATTAA
- a CDS encoding ABC transporter substrate-binding protein — MKVFRKSGMILAALLMLLMSAACGGSGSAGGNGGGDTQQPSASQAGQDPAVNKENASDRKITLGFSQVGAESGWRTANTKSIQDAAKEAGIELKFSDAQQKQENQIKAIRNFIQQKVDVIAFSPVVESGWDTVLKEAKDAGIPVILTDRAVDSKDTSLYETFIGSDFVEEGRSAGKWLVEQYKDAGEEINIVELQGTTGSAPAIDRQKGFAEEIAFNPKLKVIASQTGDFTRAKGKEVMQAFLKAHKKIDVLYAHNDDMGLGAIQAIEAAGLKPGEDIIIITVDGVKDGFVAASEGKINFIVECNPLLGPQLMDAVRDVVGGKDIAKRIVTVEGVFTSEDAKRELPNRQY, encoded by the coding sequence ATGAAGGTGTTCAGGAAATCAGGAATGATTCTTGCGGCCTTGCTGATGCTGCTCATGTCTGCGGCATGCGGCGGCAGCGGAAGCGCCGGCGGCAATGGCGGCGGGGATACCCAGCAGCCTTCAGCAAGCCAGGCCGGCCAAGATCCGGCGGTGAACAAGGAGAATGCCAGCGACCGGAAAATTACGCTGGGCTTCTCACAGGTCGGGGCGGAGAGCGGCTGGAGAACGGCCAATACGAAATCGATCCAGGATGCGGCGAAGGAGGCCGGAATCGAGCTCAAGTTCTCCGATGCACAGCAGAAGCAGGAGAACCAGATTAAAGCAATCCGCAACTTTATTCAGCAAAAGGTGGATGTGATCGCCTTTTCCCCCGTCGTTGAGTCGGGCTGGGATACCGTATTAAAGGAAGCGAAGGATGCTGGCATCCCGGTGATTTTGACGGACCGTGCCGTGGATTCCAAAGATACGTCTCTATATGAAACATTTATCGGTTCCGATTTCGTCGAGGAAGGGCGCAGCGCCGGCAAATGGCTGGTCGAACAATATAAAGATGCCGGGGAAGAGATCAACATCGTGGAGCTGCAGGGTACGACGGGTTCGGCACCGGCCATCGACCGGCAAAAGGGCTTTGCCGAGGAGATCGCCTTCAATCCGAAGCTGAAGGTGATCGCTTCCCAGACGGGCGATTTCACGCGGGCTAAGGGGAAGGAAGTCATGCAGGCGTTCCTGAAGGCGCATAAGAAGATCGACGTGCTGTACGCACACAACGACGATATGGGATTGGGCGCGATTCAGGCCATTGAGGCCGCAGGCCTGAAGCCCGGCGAGGACATTATCATTATTACCGTTGACGGTGTCAAAGACGGATTCGTCGCGGCGAGCGAAGGCAAAATCAATTTTATCGTCGAGTGCAATCCGCTGCTCGGCCCGCAATTGATGGATGCGGTGCGCGACGTGGTAGGCGGCAAGGATATAGCTAAACGGATTGTTACGGTAGAAGGTGTGTTCACCTCGGAGGATGCGAAGCGGGAGCTGCCAAACCGCCAGTACTGA
- a CDS encoding sugar ABC transporter ATP-binding protein, whose translation MIENEPILRMTGIHKQFPGVKALSGVNFRLFPGEVHALMGENGAGKSTLIKVLTGVYTIDAGSVDMNGQTIAVHNPQEAKYAGISTVYQEVNLCPNLSVAENIYIGNEPRSLGRIRWKEMNRNAERLLQDRLHLHIDVTRTLQSYSVAVQQLIAIARALSVSAKVLILDEPTSSLDQSEVAQLFKIMRKLKSEGLAILFVTHFLDQVYEISDRITILRNGEFVGEYMAQDLPRIELVSKMIGKEFSLLEQLPKQPGEGAERCAEILLEASRLGKRGSIEPFDIRIHKGEIVGIAGLLGSGRTELARLLFGADRADEGHVRLGGYSGMMSSPRQAIDLGIAFCSENRKTEGIIDDLTVRENIILALQATKGWFRAISRKRQDEIAEEYIRLLNINPPAPEQLIRHLSGGNQQKVLLARWLLTEPGLLILDEPTRGIDVGAKAEIQKLVVTLAEKGMSVLFISSELEEVLRVSDRVAIMRDRRKVQEVQGGAARQSQVMQAIAGGEQR comes from the coding sequence ATGATAGAGAACGAACCTATTTTACGAATGACGGGCATCCATAAGCAGTTCCCCGGCGTCAAGGCATTGTCCGGCGTCAACTTCCGGCTATTCCCGGGAGAAGTTCATGCGCTCATGGGCGAGAATGGCGCAGGCAAGTCGACGCTGATCAAGGTACTCACGGGGGTGTACACGATCGATGCTGGCAGCGTTGATATGAATGGCCAGACGATTGCGGTTCACAACCCGCAGGAGGCCAAGTACGCCGGCATCAGCACGGTGTACCAGGAAGTGAATTTATGTCCTAATCTGTCGGTTGCCGAGAACATTTATATTGGTAATGAGCCCCGCAGCCTGGGGCGTATCCGCTGGAAGGAAATGAACCGGAATGCGGAGCGGCTCCTGCAGGACAGATTGCATTTGCATATTGATGTCACGCGAACACTTCAATCCTACTCGGTAGCGGTTCAGCAATTAATAGCCATTGCCCGGGCCTTAAGCGTCTCGGCCAAGGTGCTTATTCTGGATGAGCCGACCTCGAGCCTCGATCAAAGCGAGGTTGCCCAGCTGTTCAAGATTATGCGCAAATTGAAAAGCGAAGGTTTAGCGATTTTGTTCGTGACGCATTTTCTGGACCAGGTGTATGAAATTTCAGATCGAATAACCATTCTCCGTAATGGAGAATTTGTTGGGGAATACATGGCCCAGGATCTTCCCCGAATAGAGCTGGTATCGAAAATGATCGGCAAGGAGTTTTCCCTGCTCGAACAGCTGCCCAAGCAGCCCGGCGAGGGGGCAGAGCGGTGCGCCGAGATCCTGCTGGAGGCGAGCCGCCTTGGCAAGCGGGGTTCGATTGAACCGTTTGATATTCGCATTCATAAAGGCGAGATTGTAGGCATTGCAGGACTGCTCGGCTCGGGGCGCACGGAGCTTGCCAGGCTGCTGTTCGGTGCGGATCGCGCCGATGAGGGTCATGTCCGGCTAGGCGGGTACAGCGGAATGATGTCCAGCCCGCGGCAAGCCATAGACCTGGGGATTGCTTTTTGCTCGGAGAATCGAAAGACCGAGGGCATTATCGACGATCTGACCGTGAGGGAGAATATTATCCTTGCCCTTCAGGCGACAAAGGGCTGGTTCCGCGCAATTTCCCGCAAGCGCCAGGATGAGATCGCCGAAGAGTATATCCGCTTATTGAATATCAATCCTCCGGCACCCGAGCAGCTTATCCGCCACTTGAGCGGGGGAAATCAGCAAAAGGTGCTGCTGGCGCGCTGGCTGCTCACAGAGCCTGGCCTGCTGATTCTGGATGAACCGACAAGAGGCATCGACGTCGGGGCCAAAGCGGAAATCCAGAAGCTTGTTGTCACTCTGGCGGAGAAGGGAATGTCCGTCCTGTTCATTTCCTCCGAGCTGGAGGAAGTGCTGCGGGTGAGTGACCGCGTGGCCATTATGCGGGATCGCCGCAAGGTGCAGGAAGTACAAGGCGGAGCAGCAAGACAGTCGCAAGTCATGCAGGCGATAGCAGGGGGGGAGCAAAGATGA
- a CDS encoding ABC transporter permease, translating into MIKHRLFWPLCVLAGLLLFNLIYSPDFFSIKMRDGHLYGSLIDILNFGSPLILVAIGMTLVIATSGIDLSVGSVVAITGAMACLSISRSADQNALMTILIAVASALLLSALLGLWNGLLVAGFGIQPIIATLILMVAGRGIAQLITNGQIITVLSPKYQYIGAGSLFTLPFSIFIVAVMFAVASLLTRKTALGLFIESVGCKPTASRLAGIRSRTVMLAVYMFCGLCAGMAGLILSSNVSSADGNNAGLWYELDAILAVVIGGTSLNGGRFYLTGTLIGALIIQTLTTTIYMVGVPPEITLVVKAVVVLAVCLVQSDKFRGLLRGRGGRGKAGNYPANREVNPHA; encoded by the coding sequence ATGATCAAGCATCGTTTGTTTTGGCCGTTATGCGTGTTAGCCGGTTTGCTGCTATTTAATCTCATTTATTCGCCGGATTTCTTCTCCATCAAAATGAGGGACGGCCATCTGTACGGCAGCCTCATCGATATCCTCAACTTCGGCTCGCCGCTGATTCTGGTAGCCATAGGAATGACATTAGTGATTGCGACGAGCGGCATTGATTTGTCGGTCGGCTCGGTCGTGGCCATTACCGGAGCCATGGCCTGCCTAAGTATTAGCCGCAGTGCCGACCAGAATGCACTTATGACCATACTGATCGCCGTCGCGAGCGCCCTTCTATTGTCTGCACTGCTCGGGCTGTGGAACGGCTTGCTTGTGGCGGGCTTCGGCATTCAGCCGATCATTGCGACACTCATCCTGATGGTCGCCGGCCGGGGGATCGCCCAACTGATCACGAACGGGCAAATCATCACCGTGCTCAGCCCGAAATATCAATATATCGGTGCGGGTTCATTGTTCACCCTGCCCTTTTCGATCTTTATCGTGGCCGTCATGTTTGCGGTCGCTTCACTGCTGACGCGAAAAACGGCGCTGGGCCTGTTCATCGAATCGGTCGGCTGCAAGCCGACGGCGAGCCGTCTGGCGGGCATCCGCTCAAGGACGGTCATGCTTGCCGTCTATATGTTCTGCGGCCTGTGCGCGGGAATGGCCGGGCTTATTCTAAGCTCCAATGTATCCAGCGCCGACGGGAATAATGCTGGACTGTGGTATGAGCTGGATGCGATCCTGGCCGTCGTCATCGGCGGGACTTCGCTGAACGGCGGCCGGTTCTATCTAACGGGGACGCTGATTGGCGCGCTAATCATCCAGACCTTGACGACTACGATTTATATGGTGGGGGTTCCGCCGGAAATTACGCTTGTCGTCAAAGCGGTCGTCGTGCTTGCCGTCTGCCTGGTCCAATCAGATAAATTCCGGGGTCTGCTCCGCGGACGCGGAGGGCGCGGCAAAGCCGGCAATTATCCGGCCAACCGGGAGGTGAACCCCCATGCTTAA
- the yjfF gene encoding galactofuranose ABC transporter, permease protein YjfF, whose amino-acid sequence MLKRQYVPLFVTVGLFVLLFAAGSFRYTGFFSLQVLMNLLIDNSFLLIAAVGMTFVIVSGGIDLSVGSMIALTTMISASLLQQGWPPYIVIPLVLSLGILFGTTLGAMIHYFNIQPFIATLAGMFLARGLCYVISIHTITIDNAFYTTMAQTKIRLPGNTFVSFSVIIALLVVALGIYMAHYTRFGRNTYAVGGNEQSALLMGLPVARTKIMVYGFSGLCSSLAGVVFTFYMLSGYGLHASGMELDVIAAVVIGGTLLTGGVGFVVGTFFGVMIQGVIQTIISFEGTLSSWWTRIVIGVLLLLFILLQKLLGERRLAERS is encoded by the coding sequence ATGCTTAAGCGCCAATATGTTCCGCTGTTTGTGACGGTTGGCCTGTTTGTCCTGCTCTTTGCTGCCGGATCGTTCAGGTATACCGGTTTTTTCTCCCTCCAGGTGCTGATGAATTTGCTGATCGACAATTCGTTCCTGCTGATTGCTGCTGTGGGCATGACCTTTGTTATCGTGTCAGGGGGGATCGACCTGTCCGTTGGCTCGATGATTGCTCTGACGACGATGATTTCGGCGAGTCTTCTGCAGCAGGGCTGGCCGCCGTATATAGTCATCCCGCTCGTACTGTCGCTCGGCATCCTGTTTGGAACCACGCTGGGGGCGATGATCCATTATTTCAACATCCAGCCGTTCATCGCCACGCTGGCGGGAATGTTTCTGGCTAGAGGTTTGTGCTATGTGATCAGCATCCATACAATTACGATCGATAATGCCTTCTACACCACGATGGCGCAGACGAAAATCCGGCTGCCGGGGAACACCTTCGTTTCGTTCAGCGTCATCATCGCATTGCTGGTCGTTGCGCTCGGCATTTACATGGCCCACTACACGAGGTTCGGCCGCAATACGTATGCCGTCGGCGGCAATGAGCAATCGGCTCTGCTGATGGGGCTGCCGGTGGCCCGGACGAAAATCATGGTGTACGGTTTCAGCGGCTTGTGCTCTTCGCTGGCCGGCGTCGTGTTCACCTTCTATATGCTCTCCGGATACGGCCTGCATGCGAGCGGCATGGAGCTCGACGTCATTGCGGCGGTCGTCATTGGCGGCACGCTGCTCACGGGGGGCGTAGGCTTTGTTGTCGGCACTTTTTTTGGCGTTATGATTCAGGGTGTCATTCAGACGATCATCAGCTTTGAAGGTACGCTTAGCTCGTGGTGGACGAGAATCGTCATCGGCGTGCTCCTGCTGCTGTTCATTCTGCTGCAAAAGCTGCTCGGGGAACGGCGTCTGGCAGAGCGAAGCTGA
- a CDS encoding ABC transporter substrate-binding protein, producing MKKDRKDSKPLFLWLLKLILAVCLVVLPLGCGAVRMGNEDTAASHRHENRMGEAGRSAGGMLPEDEAIPRGGAVPGAGLSLDGRLSSADIMPSHGEGQPGGTVMPSRPIVLGFSQLGSESDWRNANSQSVKEAAKEAGITLIFDNAEQSQRKQFEAIRSFIRQKVDVIAIAPVVQSGWEGILGEIQEAGIPVIIVDRTVDTADASQYVTLIGSDFYEEGQKAGKYVLDKMAASTGPIGIVELKGTEGSTPSIDRGRGFHDTITGTDKFVFLGSEYADFTHEQGKDKMRSLLHRLGGDIDVLFSHNDDMALGAIEAMEEYGLQPGKDIVIVSVDGTRKALEQLIKGKINCVVECNPLLGPNLMQAVNEIMEGRTLPKRIVTPESVFTEVTAEREISSRKY from the coding sequence GTGAAAAAGGATCGCAAGGATTCGAAGCCTCTCTTCTTGTGGCTGCTGAAGCTCATCTTGGCGGTCTGCCTAGTGGTGCTTCCGTTGGGCTGCGGTGCGGTTCGCATGGGGAATGAGGATACGGCTGCTTCGCATAGGCATGAGAATAGGATGGGCGAAGCCGGAAGGTCTGCAGGAGGCATGCTACCAGAGGACGAGGCTATTCCAAGAGGCGGCGCCGTGCCTGGAGCAGGCCTGTCATTAGACGGAAGACTTTCGTCCGCCGATATCATGCCGTCTCATGGTGAGGGGCAGCCCGGAGGCACCGTCATGCCATCCCGCCCGATCGTGCTTGGCTTCTCGCAGCTTGGCTCGGAGAGCGACTGGCGCAACGCCAACAGCCAGTCTGTGAAGGAGGCGGCGAAGGAAGCGGGCATCACGCTGATCTTCGACAATGCCGAGCAGTCGCAGCGCAAGCAGTTTGAGGCGATCCGCAGCTTCATCCGGCAGAAGGTCGATGTCATCGCGATCGCTCCGGTCGTCCAATCTGGCTGGGAGGGCATTCTGGGCGAAATCCAGGAAGCGGGCATTCCAGTCATCATCGTTGACCGGACGGTGGACACAGCCGACGCCTCACAATACGTGACATTGATCGGGTCGGATTTTTATGAGGAAGGGCAAAAGGCCGGGAAGTACGTGCTGGACAAAATGGCCGCCTCCACCGGTCCAATAGGGATCGTGGAGCTGAAGGGAACAGAGGGCTCGACGCCCTCAATCGACAGGGGCAGGGGGTTCCATGATACAATTACGGGTACCGATAAGTTTGTATTTCTAGGAAGTGAATATGCTGATTTCACCCACGAGCAGGGTAAGGACAAGATGCGTTCGCTGCTCCATCGACTGGGCGGCGATATCGACGTTTTATTTTCGCATAATGATGATATGGCTCTTGGAGCCATCGAGGCGATGGAGGAATATGGCCTGCAGCCGGGGAAGGATATCGTTATCGTGTCCGTGGATGGCACGCGCAAGGCGCTGGAGCAGCTGATCAAGGGCAAAATCAACTGTGTGGTCGAATGCAACCCGCTGCTCGGACCGAATCTGATGCAGGCGGTGAATGAAATCATGGAAGGCCGTACCCTGCCCAAGCGGATCGTTACCCCGGAGAGCGTGTTTACGGAAGTGACGGCGGAGCGGGAGATCAGCAGCCGCAAGTATTAG
- a CDS encoding response regulator transcription factor → MGNRELYRILVVDDEILVRQGIKHILNWEQDGFQIVGEASNGREALELIETLRPHIVLTDIVMPVMDGEELTRLIKHNWPEIEVIVLSSFSEFDYVRSTFQSGVSDYILKPHLETGMLLEVLRKTAEKVPALSGTVRQNAEPGSVSMQPTLEKLLAGYEIELDREQVEEWFPYPYFYILGSSGNASVTDELKALFPRMAVAKLPCGPIAGHPGLCVYVLNVDEEGREALPPKLKMLHPASLTEEGELLWALSDIFYSLDQLGGVYRDGWQKLLQYGFFLPLDAVLMPDELPEPQEVKEFPLQAFMEQIRRLQLDEGFDGLERYIAWHTKAYTAEVFEFKSLIGNILFNIIHMLGSLNLNVAALDEAKYAYFKAIDEARHVSGITSLLEEFRRQAEDCVQSAQQALQSGNPSMKLLLDYIDEHYAEPISLTEMARHFHFNPSYLSSFFAAHHHEGFKEHLNRVRIDKAADLLRKGDIPISEISSRVGYGDHSYFCKVFKKSTGLSPTQYRRQYAERVVKEL, encoded by the coding sequence ATGGGGAATCGCGAACTGTACAGAATACTCGTTGTGGATGATGAAATACTGGTGCGGCAGGGCATCAAGCATATACTGAACTGGGAGCAGGACGGCTTTCAGATCGTCGGCGAGGCATCGAACGGCAGGGAAGCGCTGGAGCTGATCGAGACGCTGCGCCCGCATATCGTATTGACAGATATCGTGATGCCGGTCATGGACGGTGAGGAGCTGACCCGGCTCATCAAGCATAACTGGCCGGAGATTGAAGTCATTGTGCTGAGCAGCTTCAGCGAATTCGACTATGTGCGCTCGACCTTCCAGAGCGGGGTATCCGATTATATTCTGAAGCCGCACTTGGAGACGGGAATGCTGCTTGAGGTGCTGCGCAAAACAGCGGAAAAGGTGCCCGCTTTAAGCGGAACCGTGCGCCAGAACGCAGAGCCGGGGTCGGTTTCCATGCAGCCAACGCTGGAGAAGCTGCTTGCAGGGTATGAAATAGAACTAGACCGCGAACAGGTGGAGGAATGGTTCCCTTACCCCTATTTTTATATATTGGGGAGCAGTGGGAATGCGTCAGTTACGGATGAGTTGAAAGCGCTTTTTCCGCGAATGGCTGTGGCAAAGCTGCCTTGCGGTCCGATTGCCGGGCATCCCGGGCTGTGCGTGTACGTACTGAATGTCGACGAAGAGGGACGGGAAGCGCTGCCGCCCAAGCTGAAGATGCTGCATCCTGCTTCACTGACAGAGGAGGGGGAGCTGTTATGGGCGCTCAGCGACATCTTTTACTCGTTGGATCAGCTTGGCGGCGTTTACCGGGACGGCTGGCAAAAGCTGCTGCAATACGGTTTCTTCCTGCCGCTGGATGCTGTGCTGATGCCAGACGAACTGCCGGAGCCGCAAGAGGTGAAGGAGTTTCCGCTTCAGGCCTTCATGGAGCAGATTCGCAGACTGCAATTGGATGAAGGGTTCGACGGACTGGAACGTTATATTGCTTGGCATACCAAAGCCTATACGGCGGAGGTGTTTGAATTTAAGTCATTGATCGGAAATATTCTATTTAACATCATACATATGCTCGGCAGCCTGAATTTGAATGTTGCGGCGCTGGACGAAGCCAAATACGCGTATTTCAAAGCCATTGACGAGGCGCGGCATGTCAGCGGCATCACTTCGCTGCTCGAGGAGTTCCGCCGGCAGGCGGAGGATTGCGTGCAGTCCGCCCAGCAGGCGCTGCAATCGGGCAACCCCAGTATGAAACTGCTGCTCGATTACATCGATGAGCATTATGCGGAGCCGATTAGCCTTACGGAAATGGCGCGGCATTTCCATTTCAATCCGTCTTACCTATCCAGCTTTTTTGCGGCGCACCATCATGAAGGCTTCAAGGAGCATCTCAACCGGGTGCGGATCGACAAGGCAGCTGATTTGCTCCGCAAGGGGGATATCCCCATCTCGGAAATCAGCAGCAGGGTGGGATATGGCGATCATAGCTATTTTTGCAAAGTATTCAAGAAAAGCACGGGGCTGTCCCCGACCCAATACCGGAGGCAATATGCCGAACGAGTGGTGAAAGAGTTATGA